From the Variovorax paradoxus genome, the window CGCGCCCGCCACGATGCCATTGGCGGTGGAGCCAATCACCGCCTGCAGCGACGAAGCCATGCCGCGGCGCTCGGGGTGCAGGTCGAGCACCAGCAGCGTGACCACCGGCACCATCAGCGCCCAGCCGAAGGCGAACACCGCCAGCGGCCACAGCGCCCAGGCCACGTGTGCCTGGAAGAAGAAATTGGCCGTCACGTTGACCACCGAGGTCACCAGCATGATCAGGAAGCCGTCGCGGATCTGCCGCTTGGGCGCCACCTTGCCGGCCATGCGGCCGCTGGCGCGCGCGCCGAGCATGATGCCGCCGATGGTCAGCAGGAAGAACCAGAAGAACTGCTGCGGCTGCAGCGCGAGGTGGTCGCCCAGGAACGCGGGCGCGGCCAGCACGTACAGGAACATGCCGTTGAACGGCACGCCGCTGGCGAATGCCAGCAGCAGGAAGCGCGGGTCGGAGCACAGGTCCCAGTAGCCCCGCAGCAGGTGACGCACGTGGAACGACTGGCGGTGCGAGGGATGCAGGGTCTCGGGGAGCAGCTTGTAGTTGGCCGTGAACAGCACCACGCCCACTGCCACCAGGAACCAGAACACCGCATGCCAGCCCGCATGCACGAACAGGAATCCGCCCACGATGGGCGCGATGGCCGGCGCCACGCCGAAGTAGATCGTCACCTGGCTCATGACCCGCTGCGCCTCGGCGGGAGGGAACATGTCGCGGATCACCGCGCGCGACACCACGATGCCCGCGCCGGTCGACAGGCCCTGCAGCCCGCGGAACAGCACCAGTTGCGTGATGTTCTGCGACAGCGCGCAGCCCAGCGAGGCCAGCGTGAACACCGCCAGGCCCCAGAGCACCACGGGGCGCCGCCCGAAGCTGTCCGACAGCGCGCCGTGGAACAGGTTCATGAACGCGAAGCCGAACAGGTAGGCCGAGAGCGTCTGCTGCATCTCCGCCGGCGTCGCGCCGATGGACTGCGCGATGCCCGAGAACGCCGGGATGTAGGTGTCGATGGAGAAGGGACCGAGCATGCCCAGCACGGCGAGCAGCACGGCAAGCGCCCAGCGCGGAGCCTGCCAGAGTTTGTCTGCATCGGGATTCATGGGGTCGGCGCCTCCGTGGGGATCTTGTCGTTGTCGGGAGCAAAAAAAGAGAACGCCCGCCGCCCGGGCAAGGGGCAAGGCGGGCGCTTCGGCTTCAGCGAACCCGGATTACAGGGTGTCGATGAAGCTGCGCAGCTTGTCGGAACGTGACGGGTGCTTCAGCTTGCGCAGCGCCTTCGCTTCGATCTGGCGGATGCGCTCGCGGGTCACGTCGAACTGCTTGCCGACCTCTTCCAGCGTGTGATCGGTCGACATCTCGATGCCGAAGCGCATGCGCAGCACCTTGGCTTCGCGCGGCGTGAGCGAGTCGAGGATGTCCTTGACCACGTCGCGCAGGCCGGCCTGCATCGCGGCCTCGATGGGGGCCGTGTTGCTGCTGTCCTCGATGAAGTCGCCCAGGTGCGAATCGTCGTCGTCGCCGATCGGCGTTTCCATGGAGATCGGCTCCTTGGCGATCTTCATGATCTTGCGGATCTTGTCTTCCGGGATCTCCATCTTCGCGGCCAGGATGCCGGCGTCGGGCTCGAAGCCGAACTCCTGCAAGTGCTGGCGCGAGATGCGGTTCATCTTGTTGATCGTCTCGATCATGTGCACCGGGATGCGGATGGTGCGCGCCTGGTCGGCGATCGAGCGGGTGATGGCCTGGCGGATCCACCACGTGGCGTAGGTCGAGAACTTGTAGCCGCGGCGGTATTCGAACTTGTCGACCGCCTTCATCAGGCCGATGTTGCCTTCCTGGATCAGGTCGAGGAACTGGAGGCCGCGGTTGGTGTACTTCTTCGCGATGGAGATCACGAGGCGCAGGTTGGCCTCGATCATTTCCTTCTTCGCATCGCGCGAAGACGATTCGCCTTCGTTCATGCGCTTGTTGATGTCCTTGAGCTCGGACAGCGGCACCACCACGCGCGACTGGATGTCGGCGAGCTTCTGCTGCAGTTCCTGCACCGGCGGGATGTTGCGCGAGAGCACCATGCTCCAGGGCTTGCCGGCGGCGGCCTGCTTCTCGACCCACTTGAGGTTCAGCAGGTTGGAGGCGATGCGGTTGCCGTTCTTGTCGTAGCCGCTGAAGTCGCGGATGAACTCGTCCTGCGGGAAGCCGCACTTGTCCACGATGATGCGGCGCAGTTCGCGTTCCTTCTTGCGCACGTCGTCCACCTGCGTGCGCACCAGATCGCACAGCTTCTCGATGGTCTTGGCCGTGAAGCGGATGGTCATCAGCTCTTCGGACAGGGATTCCTGCGCCTTGGCGTACGACGGGGTGCCGTAGCCTTCCTTGTCGTAGATCTTGTGGACCTTCTCGAACATGCCGGCGATGCGGTCGAAGCGCGACAGCGCCTCGTTCTTGAGTTCCTCGAGCTTCTTCGTCAGGGCCTTGGAGCCGCCCTTGCCGTCGTCGTCGTCTTCCTCGTCGAACTCGTCGAAGTCTTCTTCGGCCACGTAGTCGTCGGCCTCGTTGGGGTTCGAGAAGCCGTCGACGATGGTCGAGATGACGACCTTGCCTTCACGGATCTCGGCGGCCAGGCGCAGGATCTCGGCGATGGTGGCGGGGGAGGCCGAAATGGCTTCCATCATGGCCATCAGGCCGCCTTCGATGCGCTTGGCGATTTCGATTTCGCCTTCGCGCGTCAGCAGCTCGACCGTGCCCATTTCGCGCATGTACATGCGCACCGGGTCGGTGGTGCGGCCGAATTCGCTGTCCACCGTGGACAGGGCCGCTTCGGCTTCTTCCTCGGCTTCTTCCACCGTGGTGGCGGTGGGCGCGGTGTTGTTCAGCAGCAGGGTCTCTGCATCGGGCGTCTGTTCGTAGACGGCCACGCCCATGTCATTGAGCATGGTGACCACGACTTCCATGGTCTCGGCGTCGACCAGCTTGTCGGGCAGGTGGTCGGAGATTTCGCCGTGCGTGAGGTAGCCGCGGGTCTTGCCCAGCGTGATCAGGGTCTTCAGGCGCGAGCGGCGCTTGGCCAGGTCTTCCTCGGAGAGCACGGTCTCGTCGAGGCCGAACTCCTTCATCAAGGCGCGTTCCTTCGCCTTGCTGATCTTCATGCGCAGCGGCTTGACCTTCTCTTCGGTGGCCGTGGCAGCCGCAGGTTCGTCGCCGGCCAGATCGTCCTCGATGTCCGACAGGTCGATGTCGCTCTCGGGCGCTTCCTTGTCAGCCTTGGGCTTGCGGCCGCGCTTGGCGCCGGTGGCGGGCGTGGCGGCACCGGCGGCCTTGGGCGGACGGCCAACCTTCTTGGCTGCGGGAGCGGCTGCTTTTTTTGGATCGTCGAGAGAAGTCGATTTCGTGGGCACGGTTTTCACTTTCGTTGCGGCTGCCGCCTTCGATGCGGCGGCACCCGTCTTAGTTGCCGGCATCGCGCCGGCTTTCAACGGTTTTTCTGCTGCGGGCTTGGTGGCAACGCTTTTTGCGTTTTTTGCAAGTGAAGGAGCAGGCTTCTTTGAACTGGGCATACGACCTCGTTACGACAAGAAAAGACAAGCGGGATCACAGGCGCGCCGCCATACACGGACGGCGCCACCAGCCCGTGCACAGGCACGGACAAAAAAACAATTGGGAAAGAGGAAGAAATTCCTCAACAGGCAAGATGTCGGGCGATCATTTGGTGTGCAGTCCTTGCGGTTATTGACCCTTTCCGCCGGAATTTACCGTTGGAGTGCGTTGCGCTAGGGGTCGGCCCGGAGGTGCTGCTGTCGCTCTTGCCTAATTTCGCCAGTTGCGAAGCCCTACATTATAGCGTGTTGCGCAAATTTCAAGCAGTTTCTGCACCGGAAGAGCGCAATCGTGCCCTCAATTCGAGCCGCCGGGTCTCCAGCGCCTTGTAGCGCTCCAGGGCCTTCGGGTCTTTACCTACGGCCGCGATGGCCTCGCTTTGCTGGGCCTTGAGGCGGTCGTCGAGCATGAAGTCGAGCACGCTGGCCAGTTCGCGCGCTGCGCCCGCGAGGTGCTGCGCCTCTTCGCCCTCGGGCGTCGGCCCGGCTTCGGACACCGACATGAGCCGCTCGGCGAGCGGCTCGAAGTCGAGCCCGCGCATGCCTTCGCGCAAGGCTGCCCATGGCTGCACGCCGTGCTCGTGCAGTTGGCTGTCGAGCCATGTGAAAAGCGCGCCGTGATGCCCTTGCAGATCGCACAGCATCATGTGCAGCTCGTGCGACATCGCTTCCCACTGCGCCATGTTCGACAGCAGCAGCCGCACGGCCACGTCGGGCCGGCTCGGCGGGGCGCCGCGTCCGCGAAGCGGCTCGATGGGTTCTTCGAACTTGCCGCCCCAGCGCTTGCCCTTGACGAACTTGCGCGGCTGGAATTTCGGTTTGCTATCTATTTCGTAGCGCTGCGATTCATAGTCCGGCGGCGGCATGCCGGGGTCGTAGTCGTCCCCGCCCGCATATCCCCCCGGCTCGCCGTATCGCTGAGACTGTGCGGACGTACCGGCCTTGCGAGGTCCGGGCGTGGACGCCCACAGGTCCGACAGCGCCGGCGCGTCGAGCTGGACCAGCGTCGCGATCTCGCTCAGCAGCTGCCGCTTGAGTGCGCCGTCGGGCATGGCGCTCCAGAGCGGGCGCACGTTGCTGGTCATGTGGGCGCGGCCTTCGGCGGTCGTCAGGTCGCAGCCTTCGCGGGCAGCCTCGATCATGAAGCGCGACAGCGGCGTGGCCTCGTTGACGAAACGGGCGAACGCTTCGGCGCCATGTTCGCGGATGAAGCTGTCCGGATCGTGCTCGGCCGGCAGGAACAGGAACTTGATGCTGCGCACGTCGGTGGCGTAGGGCAGGGCGCCGTCGAGCGCCTTGCGCGCGGCGCGGCGGCCGGCGGCATCGCCATCGAAGCTGAACACCACCGATTCGGTGAATCGGAAGAGCTTCTGCACGTGCTCCGTGGTGCAGGCGGTGCCGAGCGTGGCCACGGCGTTGGGAAAGCCCAGTTGCGCCAGCGCCACCACGTCCATGTAGCCCTCGGTGACGAGCGCGTAGCCGCGGTCGCGGAAGGCGGCGCGGGCTTCGTACAGGCCGTAGAGCTCGCGCCCCTTGCTGAAGACAGGCGTTTCCGGCGAGTTCAGGTATTTCGGTTTCTCGTCGCCCAGCACCCGGCCCCCGAAACCGATGCATTCCCCCTTCACATTGCGGATCGGGAACATCACGCGGTCGCGGAAGCGGTCGTAGCGCTTGGCGTCGGCCTCGCTGAGCTGGCCTTCTTCGTTGTTGACGATCACCAGGCCGCTTTCGGCAAGCAATGGGTCGTCGTAGTCGGGGAACACGCTGGCCAGCGAGCGCCAGCCGGCCGGCGCGTAGCCGATGCCGAACTGCTTGGCCACCTCGCCGGAAACGCCGCGGCCCTTCAGGTATTCGATGGCGCCGGGCGCCTGGCGCAGTTGCTTGCGGTAAGCGTCGCCGGCCTTTTCGAGCACGTCGGTCAATGTGGCCTGCTTCTGGCGCTGGCTGGCGGCGCGTGCGCGCTCCGCGGGCGAGGCGTCGTCCTCCGGCACCTGCAGGCCGTACTGGCCCGCCAGGTCATGCACCGCTTCCACGAAGCCCATGCCCGCGTGTTCCATGAGGAAGCCGATGGCGTTGCCGTGCACCCCGCAGCCGAAGCAGTGATAGAACTGCTTGGTCGGGCTGACGGAGAAGGATGGCGACTTCTCGCCGTGGAACGGGCACAGCCCCATGAAATTGGCGCCGGCCTTCTTGAGCTGCACGTAACGGCCGACGATCTCGACCACATCGGCGCGCGCGATGAGTTCCTGGATGAATGAAGCGGGGATGGTCATGTAGGCGAAGAGCGGCAAATCATACGCAAGCGGCGGAGTGCGTGCGGGCCGGCGGCATACTGAAAGCGACTGGAATCCACGCATGACCACGCCCAACACCTTGCGGCACGCCGCGCCGCTGCTGCGCCACCCCCTGCGATTCGCCTGGGACGCGCTCAAGGAATTTCGCGCCAACCAGGGGCTGCTGCTCGCCGGCGCCGTGGCGTACTACGCCCTGTTGTCGATCGTGCCGCTGCTGATCGTCAGCGTGATCGCGCTGTCGCACGTCATCGAGCAGTCCGAGCTGCTGCGGACCATCGGCCGCTATCTCGAATGGCTGCTGCCAGGGCAATCGAAGGCCATCGTGACCGAACTGTCGAGCTTCCTGGACCACCGCGACGTGCTCGGGCCGGTGCTGCTGGTGACGATGATCTTCTTCAGCTCGCTCGCCTTCAGCGTGCTCGAAAGCGCGATGGCGGTGATCTTCCATCACCGCAAGGCCGACCATCGGCGCCACTTCCTGATGTCGGTGGCCATGCCCTACATCTACATCCTCTGCCTGTGCGTGGGCCTGCTGCTGGTGACGCTGGTGTCGGGCGCGTTGCAGCTGGTGGGGCAGGAAAGCGTCGACCTGCTGGGGCGCAGCTGGTCGCTGTCCGGCATTTCGGGCCTGCTGCTGTACCTGCTGGGGCTCGCCGGCGAGATCTGCATGCTGACCTCGCTCTACCTGGTGATGCCCGCCGGTCGCATGTCGCTGCGGCACGCGTTGCTCGGGGGCGTGACGGCTGCGCTGCTGTGGGAGGCCACTCGGCGGGTGCTGATCTGGTATTTCTCGACCTTGTCGCAGGTGAATGTGGTCTACGGCTCGCTCACCACGGCCATCGTGGTGCTGCTGAGCCTGGAAATCGCCGCCACGCTGGTGCTGCTGGGGGCCCAGGTGATCTCGAACTACGAGCGCCTGGATCGAACCGGCAGCACCGGGGTGCCGAAGTCCGAGGTCAGCGGGGAGCCAGTCGAATCGCTCCGTCCAGACGAATCACTTCGCCGTTGAGCATGTCGTTCTCGATGATGTGCTTGGCCAGCTTCGCGTAGTCCTCGGGCGTGCCCAGGCGCGACGGGAAGGGCACGCTGGCGGCCAGGGCGTCCTGCACTTCCTGGGGCATGCCGAACAGCATGGGCGTGCCGAAGATGCCGGGGGCGATGGTCATGTTGCGGATGCCGCTGCGCGCCAGGTCGCGTGCGATCGGCAGCGTCATGCCGACCACGCCGCCCTTCGAGGCGCTGTAGGCGGCCTGGCCGATCTGGCCGTCGTAGGCCGCGACCGAGGCGGTGGAGATCAGCACGCCGCGCTCGCCGGTGGATTCGGGCTCGTTCTTGCCCATGGCGTCGGCGGCGAGCCGGATCATGTTGAAGCTGCCGATCAGGTTGACCGTGACGGTCTTGCTGAACACCGCCAGCGCGTGCGGGCCGTTCTTGCCCACGGTTTTCTCGGCTGGCGCGATGCCGGCGCAATTGACGAGGCCCACCAGCTTGCCGAGCTTGAGCGCGGCGGCCACCACGGATTGACCGTCTGCCTCCTGGCTCACGTCGCATTTGACGAACACGCCGCCGATTTCCTTCGCCACGGCTTCGCCCTTGTCGGCCTGCATGTCGGCAATGACCACCTTGGCGCCATTGGCCGCGAGCATGCGCGCCGTGCCTTCGCCGAGGCCCGAAGCGCCACCGGTCACGATAAATACCTTGCCGTCGATCTGCATTGAAAGTCTCCTGAGATGAGCCTCGCATTATCAAAGACGTGAGGCCAATGCCAGGAACGCCGAGGAACCGGCTTGGCCGGGCCTCCGGTGTTGCCCCGGTGGGGGGTACGCGAAGCGACACGAAACGTAGGCAGCCTCGGGGGCGAGCAAAAAAAAGGCCTCATCCGAGGATGAGGCCCTGAATTGGATCCGTGAGGACCCAAGGAGACAACTGGTGGTGGTCGGCGGCTCAGCGCTTGCGCGAAGCGGTCGCGGTCTTTGCGGCGGCGACGGCTTGCGACGACACGGCGTTGAAGTTGGCTTCGGCCACGTCCGACGCTTGCTTGACGGCCTTCTGGACCGATTCGAACGCGTTGTTGGCGGCGGCAACGGCGCTTTTCATGACGGCAACGGCAGTTTCCGAGCCGGCCGGGGCGTTCTTGGAAGCACTGTCGACCAGACCGACGAAGGCTTGCTGGGCTTCAGAAGCCTTGGCTTCGAAGGCCTTGGTGAACTCAGCGCCGGTGCCTTGAGCGATGTCGTACAGGTGGCGGCTGTAGGCTGCGGTCTTCTCGGCCAGGGGCTGGAACAGGCTGGCTTGCAGCGTCAGCAGTTCCTGGGCGTCCTTGACGCTGAGCGCGGCTTGCGCGGTGCTCTGGGCTTCGACCAGGGCTGCCTTCGACGCCGTCACGTTCAGCTCGACGAGCTTTTCGACGCCTTCGAACGCCTTGGTGGTCAGGCCGAACAGGGTTTCGAGGTTGGCTTTTTGGGCGGCGAGGATTTGGTCAGCGGTCAGGGCCATTTGAGATCTCCAGAAGGGATTGAGTGGTCGGGTCACGTTGCGCTGTGTCGCCGTCTATGTTGCGCTGCAGCATGGCCTCAAGTATAGGCAGCTGAGTTTTGCGATCAAGGGGTTTTTGCTGCTCTGCAGCAATTTAGAAGCCGCCATCTAAATTCCGGGATCTGGCTGTCGCACGCGCGATCGAGCGGGATGGGCATAGCGGAGGCCGCTGGCACAATGCCGCGCGATGAGCGCCCCCACCAAACCCACCCCGAACACGCGCACCGGATACCGCGCCTTCCGCAGCATTCCGACCCGCTGGGCCGACAACGACATGTACGGCCACGTCAACAACGTCGTGTACTACAGCTGGTTCGACACCGCGGTGAACGCGCTGCTCATCGAACGTGGGGCGCTCGACATCCATCAAGGGCAGACCATCGGATTCGTGGTGGAGACCCAATGCAATTACTTTGCCCCGATCGCCTTTCCACAGACGGTGGAGGCGGGCATTCGCGTTGCGCAGGCAGGGCGCTCGAGCGTGCGTTACGAGATCGCGCTGTTCGCCGAAGGCTCCGATGTGGCCGCGGCACAGGGCCATTTCGTCCATGTGTACGTCGACCGTGCGACACAGCGCCCGGTGGCGCTGCCGGCCACCCTCCAGCAGGTGGTCGACTCGCTCAGGACCTGACCCGTTCGTGCCACAAAAAAAGCGCCCATGGGGGCGCCTTTTTCGTGGCACGGCCTCGGCCGTAGCCGAAAGACTTACATGGTCTTCTTCATGGCCTTGATCTCGGCCTTGCCTTGGGCTTCGTCAGCCTTGGCTTGCTTCTGGCATGCAGACTTCGCGTCGCCCTTCTGGTCGTCGCACTTTTCCTTCGCGACTTCGTAGGTGGCCTTCACCTTTTCTTCAGCGACCTTGCGTGCATGGCTGTCGCTCGGCTGGTACTGCTGTTCGAGTTCGGCCTTGGCAACGTCTTCCTTGCCCTTGGCTTCCTTCATGCAGACGTCCTTGGCGTTGTCCTTCATGGTGTCGCACTGCGTCTTCGCGACCTTGTAGTCGGCCTCGATCTTTTCCTTGGCGACCTTGTACTCGTCCTTGGTCATTGCGCTGGCCTGCGTGGCCACGAAGCAGGTGGATGCAAGCGCCAGCATGAGGAGATGTTTTTTCATGGGTTTTTCCCTTCGAGGAGTTGACGGAATCCGGTGATCGAAAAAGGGCGGCGGTTCGGGGTGCGGGTCAGTACCGTTCGAACCACAGCGCGTCCGGCGTACGGCCGTCGCGGCTTTCCCAGTCCTTGACCTGCTTCTCGGCTTCGTCGCGGCTGATGCCGTGGCGCTCCTGGATGCGGCCGAGCAGCTGGTCGCGCTTGCCGGCGATGACATCGAAGTCGTCGTCGGTGAGCTTTCCCCATTGCTCCTTGACCTTACCCTTCAGCTGTTTCCAGTTGCCTTCGATGGTGTCCTTGTTCATGCGAATCTCCTTTGAGACAGTGGATGCGGCGAGCTTTTTCGCCGCCGTGAAGCCACTGTGGTTCGCGCCATTGGCCCCCTCGGTAGGACGTGCTGTTCAGGCCCCGTAGGCAGATGCCGACGCGCCCCGTGATAATCGAACGGACGCCGAAAGTTTGAGACAACGAACGCACTGCATCGAAACGCGCACCGCACCATGATCATTCACAGCCTGCTCGACACCGACCTCTACAAGTTCACGATGATGCAGGTGGTCCTGCACCACTTTCCGGGGGCGCGGGTCGAGTACCGCTTCAAGTGCCGCAACCCGGGCGTCAACCTCGCGCAGTTCGCGGGGCAGATCCGCGACGAGGTGCGCAGCCTCTGCTCGCTGCAGTTCCGCGACGCCGAGCTTGCCTACCTGCGCTCGATGCGCTTCATCAAGAGCGACTTCGTCGACTTTCTCGGGCTCTTCCGGCTCAACGAGAAGTACATCAACATCATTCCCCAGCCCTCGGGTGAGCTCGAGATCCGCATCAAGGGTCCGTGGCTGCACACCATTCTGTTCGAGATCCCCGTGTTGGCGATCGTCAACGAGGTCTACTTCCGCAACACGCAGAAGCGGCCCGACTTCGACGAGGGCCGGCGCCGCCTCGAGACAAAGATCACGCAGCTGCAGGAAGCCGGCCTGGGCGACCTGAAGATCGCCGACTACGGCACGCGCCGGCGCTTCTCCAAGGACTGGCACGAAGAAGTGCTGCGCACGCTCACGGCCCGCCTCGGCGCCGTGACCTCGCCGCAGGTGCAGGCGTCGCCCGGCACGCGACTGCCGCAGCTGGCCGGCACAAGCAACGTGCTGTACGCCATGAAGCTCGGCCTGATCCCGCTGGGGACCATGGCCCATGAGTACCTGCAGGCCTGCCAGGCCCTCGGCCCGCGGCTGCGCGACAGCCAGATCTTCGGCTTCGAGAGCTGGGCGCGCGAGTACCGCGGCGACCTCGGCATCGCGCTGTCCGACGTCTACGGCATGAGCGCTTTCCTGCGCGACTTCGACCTGTACTTCTGCAAGCTCTTCGACGGTGCACGCCATGACAGCGGCGATCCGTTCCAGTGGGGCGAACGCATGTTGGCGCACTACATCGCCAACCGCGTCGATCCGCTCACCAAGACGCTGATCTTCAGCGACGGCCTCACGGTGCCGCGCACCATCGAGCTCTATCAGCAGTTCCGCGGTCGCTGCCAGCTGGCCTTCGGCATCGGCACCAACCTCACCAACGACCTGGGCTACGAGCCGCTTCAGATCGTCATCAAGATGATCCATTGCAACGACCAGCCGGTGGCCAAGCTCTCTGACACGCCGTCGAAGAACATGTGCGAGGACGAGAAGTACCTGGCCTACCTGCGGCAGGTCTTCGAGATCGAGCAGCCCCCCGCTTGAAGGCTGTACTGGCCAGTCTGGTACGGTACGGCCGCATGCAAAAGAAGACCCCACCCAAGGCGGCTGCGCTGCCATTCCTCCTCCTGTTTCCCGCACTGGCCTCGGCTGCCGAGTTCGACGGCGGCAGCCTGTCGCCGCTGTGGGGCGTGCCCTTCGCGGGCATCCTGCTGTCGATCGCGCTGTTTCCGCTGCTGGCGCCCGCGTTCTGGCATCACCACTACGGCAAGATCTCGGCAGCCTGGGCACTGGCTTTCCTGTTGCCTTTCGCGATGGTCTTCGGTGGCGGATTCGCGGGCACGCAGCTCGTGCATGCGCTGGTGGCCGAGTACATCCCGTTCATCGTCCTTCTGACGGCGCTGTTCACCGTGGCGGGCGGCATCCACATCCGCGGCAATCTGCACGGCGCGCCGGGGCTGAATACGGCGATCCTTGCCATCGGGGCGGTGCTTGCGAGCTTCATGGGGACCACCGGCGCCTCGATGCTGCTGATCCGGCCGCTGATCCGCGCCAACGACAACCGTGCGCACAAGGCGCACGTGATCGTGTTCTTCATCTTCATCGTCTCCAACGCGGGCGGCTCGCTCACGCCGCTGGGCGACCCGCCGCTGTTCTTGGGCTTCCTGAAAGGGGTCAGCTTCTTCTGGACGTTGCAGAACATCCTGCCCGACACGTTGTTCCTGCTGGCCGTGCTGCTGGTGCTGTTCTATTTCATCGACCGCCATTACTACCGCAAGGAAGGCGTACTCCCGGTCGACCCCACGCCCGACACGCCCGGCATTCGTTTCGACGGTGCCGCCAACTTCTGGCTGCTGGGCGGCGTGGTCGCACTTGTGCTGCTGAGCGGCTTCTGGAAGTCGCCGGTGGTCTTAGACGTCTTCGGCACCGAGGTCGGTCTGCC encodes:
- a CDS encoding multidrug effflux MFS transporter is translated as MNPDADKLWQAPRWALAVLLAVLGMLGPFSIDTYIPAFSGIAQSIGATPAEMQQTLSAYLFGFAFMNLFHGALSDSFGRRPVVLWGLAVFTLASLGCALSQNITQLVLFRGLQGLSTGAGIVVSRAVIRDMFPPAEAQRVMSQVTIYFGVAPAIAPIVGGFLFVHAGWHAVFWFLVAVGVVLFTANYKLLPETLHPSHRQSFHVRHLLRGYWDLCSDPRFLLLAFASGVPFNGMFLYVLAAPAFLGDHLALQPQQFFWFFLLTIGGIMLGARASGRMAGKVAPKRQIRDGFLIMLVTSVVNVTANFFFQAHVAWALWPLAVFAFGWALMVPVVTLLVLDLHPERRGMASSLQAVIGSTANGIVAGAVAPLVMHSTLALALTSLGMLAIGLVAWVWLHGRWPEIGRMVAHEG
- the rpoD gene encoding RNA polymerase sigma factor RpoD, with the translated sequence MPATKTGAAASKAAAATKVKTVPTKSTSLDDPKKAAAPAAKKVGRPPKAAGAATPATGAKRGRKPKADKEAPESDIDLSDIEDDLAGDEPAAATATEEKVKPLRMKISKAKERALMKEFGLDETVLSEEDLAKRRSRLKTLITLGKTRGYLTHGEISDHLPDKLVDAETMEVVVTMLNDMGVAVYEQTPDAETLLLNNTAPTATTVEEAEEEAEAALSTVDSEFGRTTDPVRMYMREMGTVELLTREGEIEIAKRIEGGLMAMMEAISASPATIAEILRLAAEIREGKVVISTIVDGFSNPNEADDYVAEEDFDEFDEEDDDDGKGGSKALTKKLEELKNEALSRFDRIAGMFEKVHKIYDKEGYGTPSYAKAQESLSEELMTIRFTAKTIEKLCDLVRTQVDDVRKKERELRRIIVDKCGFPQDEFIRDFSGYDKNGNRIASNLLNLKWVEKQAAAGKPWSMVLSRNIPPVQELQQKLADIQSRVVVPLSELKDINKRMNEGESSSRDAKKEMIEANLRLVISIAKKYTNRGLQFLDLIQEGNIGLMKAVDKFEYRRGYKFSTYATWWIRQAITRSIADQARTIRIPVHMIETINKMNRISRQHLQEFGFEPDAGILAAKMEIPEDKIRKIMKIAKEPISMETPIGDDDDSHLGDFIEDSSNTAPIEAAMQAGLRDVVKDILDSLTPREAKVLRMRFGIEMSTDHTLEEVGKQFDVTRERIRQIEAKALRKLKHPSRSDKLRSFIDTL
- the dnaG gene encoding DNA primase; the protein is MTIPASFIQELIARADVVEIVGRYVQLKKAGANFMGLCPFHGEKSPSFSVSPTKQFYHCFGCGVHGNAIGFLMEHAGMGFVEAVHDLAGQYGLQVPEDDASPAERARAASQRQKQATLTDVLEKAGDAYRKQLRQAPGAIEYLKGRGVSGEVAKQFGIGYAPAGWRSLASVFPDYDDPLLAESGLVIVNNEEGQLSEADAKRYDRFRDRVMFPIRNVKGECIGFGGRVLGDEKPKYLNSPETPVFSKGRELYGLYEARAAFRDRGYALVTEGYMDVVALAQLGFPNAVATLGTACTTEHVQKLFRFTESVVFSFDGDAAGRRAARKALDGALPYATDVRSIKFLFLPAEHDPDSFIREHGAEAFARFVNEATPLSRFMIEAAREGCDLTTAEGRAHMTSNVRPLWSAMPDGALKRQLLSEIATLVQLDAPALSDLWASTPGPRKAGTSAQSQRYGEPGGYAGGDDYDPGMPPPDYESQRYEIDSKPKFQPRKFVKGKRWGGKFEEPIEPLRGRGAPPSRPDVAVRLLLSNMAQWEAMSHELHMMLCDLQGHHGALFTWLDSQLHEHGVQPWAALREGMRGLDFEPLAERLMSVSEAGPTPEGEEAQHLAGAARELASVLDFMLDDRLKAQQSEAIAAVGKDPKALERYKALETRRLELRARLRSSGAETA
- a CDS encoding YihY/virulence factor BrkB family protein translates to MTTPNTLRHAAPLLRHPLRFAWDALKEFRANQGLLLAGAVAYYALLSIVPLLIVSVIALSHVIEQSELLRTIGRYLEWLLPGQSKAIVTELSSFLDHRDVLGPVLLVTMIFFSSLAFSVLESAMAVIFHHRKADHRRHFLMSVAMPYIYILCLCVGLLLVTLVSGALQLVGQESVDLLGRSWSLSGISGLLLYLLGLAGEICMLTSLYLVMPAGRMSLRHALLGGVTAALLWEATRRVLIWYFSTLSQVNVVYGSLTTAIVVLLSLEIAATLVLLGAQVISNYERLDRTGSTGVPKSEVSGEPVESLRPDESLRR
- a CDS encoding 3-hydroxyacyl-CoA dehydrogenase, producing MQIDGKVFIVTGGASGLGEGTARMLAANGAKVVIADMQADKGEAVAKEIGGVFVKCDVSQEADGQSVVAAALKLGKLVGLVNCAGIAPAEKTVGKNGPHALAVFSKTVTVNLIGSFNMIRLAADAMGKNEPESTGERGVLISTASVAAYDGQIGQAAYSASKGGVVGMTLPIARDLARSGIRNMTIAPGIFGTPMLFGMPQEVQDALAASVPFPSRLGTPEDYAKLAKHIIENDMLNGEVIRLDGAIRLAPR
- a CDS encoding phasin family protein produces the protein MALTADQILAAQKANLETLFGLTTKAFEGVEKLVELNVTASKAALVEAQSTAQAALSVKDAQELLTLQASLFQPLAEKTAAYSRHLYDIAQGTGAEFTKAFEAKASEAQQAFVGLVDSASKNAPAGSETAVAVMKSAVAAANNAFESVQKAVKQASDVAEANFNAVSSQAVAAAKTATASRKR
- a CDS encoding acyl-CoA thioesterase, which gives rise to MSAPTKPTPNTRTGYRAFRSIPTRWADNDMYGHVNNVVYYSWFDTAVNALLIERGALDIHQGQTIGFVVETQCNYFAPIAFPQTVEAGIRVAQAGRSSVRYEIALFAEGSDVAAAQGHFVHVYVDRATQRPVALPATLQQVVDSLRT
- a CDS encoding CsbD family protein, which codes for MNKDTIEGNWKQLKGKVKEQWGKLTDDDFDVIAGKRDQLLGRIQERHGISRDEAEKQVKDWESRDGRTPDALWFERY
- the pncB gene encoding nicotinate phosphoribosyltransferase, yielding MIIHSLLDTDLYKFTMMQVVLHHFPGARVEYRFKCRNPGVNLAQFAGQIRDEVRSLCSLQFRDAELAYLRSMRFIKSDFVDFLGLFRLNEKYINIIPQPSGELEIRIKGPWLHTILFEIPVLAIVNEVYFRNTQKRPDFDEGRRRLETKITQLQEAGLGDLKIADYGTRRRFSKDWHEEVLRTLTARLGAVTSPQVQASPGTRLPQLAGTSNVLYAMKLGLIPLGTMAHEYLQACQALGPRLRDSQIFGFESWAREYRGDLGIALSDVYGMSAFLRDFDLYFCKLFDGARHDSGDPFQWGERMLAHYIANRVDPLTKTLIFSDGLTVPRTIELYQQFRGRCQLAFGIGTNLTNDLGYEPLQIVIKMIHCNDQPVAKLSDTPSKNMCEDEKYLAYLRQVFEIEQPPA